CCCATCAAAGAATCAGATCTTCTTCGATGCACATTTGATGGCTGGGAGGGCCTCCCCCTAGCCCCTCCAGCATGCATCTGATAGTTCGGGAGATCTACATGCACTCCAAAGCCCTCCAATCATCAGATCCGCACCACAAGGTTGGAGAGAATCCGGACACCCCATGGCAGGGACCTTTATGGAGAGAACCCCTTTTGGCGTCTGTCCAGAATTAATCCCATCTTTTTATCATTCCTTCGCCATCCATGTCAAGGACTCAGGCTCTGGTATTGTGCTTCAAAACATAATTCTTACAATCGTCCACTTCATAGATGAAACCCCTTAAGTTCCCATGATAACCCATTGAAAGAACCTTTCATTCTAGACTTTAGAGACCCCATCAAGCTGTATATCTGCTTTTCAAGTTTGTGAATCTAAAGTCATTGAGTAGTGCGAAGTTCCTTATCTCCTTAGAATCTTTGGTGGTTTCTTTCTCATGTTTCTTTGAAACATAACcaacttttctctctctttcacggATGAACATCACATGTAATGAACGTATTTCAAAGCGGCACCTAAGTAGAGGTGAGGGAAGGGGAGGGAAAGCATGAGTGGTGAATCTTCACATAAGTGAATGTACATGAATGTCCCTGATCAATagatatggcatctattaaatgaggagagagaaaatagatgtcaTATCCACAGACCAAGAACGTTCACATACATGAAGATTCACCGGACTCGAGGGAGGTGACACTGACGCTTCAGGAGGTGGGGGCCCACTATAACAAGAGAGACTTTAAAAGGATACCATGAATGGATCCCCTTTCCTAtcatccccctcccctcttgtgtgtgagtaaagtctcaTTAGGTAATTCTATTGgatgtaaataacaaaaaaaaaaatctccttgtctcattttttttttggtaaagtgcCCTTTTTCTCATCACTTAATCGATTTTTATACTTTCagctaaaaaaatatatatataatttttttatacattCTATGCCTACTGTTTGAAGTGTTGCCCATTTTGATTGTGAATGTAGTGGGTCCCACGTAAGCATATTGTCATGTGTATACTTATTAAATTTTTTCTACGTTAAAAGTACAATCACATTTTTAGCATCCTCTCAACCAATCATGAGATTCTCTTTATgggtaaaagaataaaaaataggttATAATGCATTGTTATCTACCTAAGGGTAACAAAAAACTAGACAAACCCATACATATCCTACACAAAGGACAATTTATAtaaccttagaaaaaaaaacatagcaGCATGAAAGATTTTCATCCATTTTTCACTCTCTATCAGTTGTTGAGAGGGTGAATATAGCTAAGGACACTGAATATGGTTTGCACCAAGGCACAAAAAAATCCTATGACAACAAGATTCACTATCTTAGTCCGGATACTTGGCTTCACATACCTACAAATCTGACGCCGGACGGCAACAAGATGGTGGCTGTTTCCTACCTCCGATGTCTGCAACTTCAATAACGCATCCGGCAATTGTTGTTCATATTCAGGATCAACCTCAATGATACCTTGTGTGACAAGAACTTTGACTTCGTCACGACTACGGATGAGCTCTTTCATTAAACTTACATAAGCAGAAACTGAACGCCGGTTTATATCCAGCTCAAATTCAACTTCATCATTGATCACCTTCTGAAACAATGTCATAGTATGAGGTTCCATGCAGATGCAGGGGAGGTAAAGATAACCCCCTAACATTGTTTTCTTGAACTTTATCTGTCTCgttcccattccctcttcactCTTGAAACTGATTCCCGCTGCTTGCAACTCCATCGCACCCCGTACTGTGGGGAAGTTGGTATAAAGGTAATCACCTTCCTCGATATGGTTGGCGCCGCGGCCATGGGAGGAGCCTGGTCCAGTCAATAGCAACCAAAGAGCTTGGCGAAGAGTAATAGGTTGTTCTTGATGCCAACGACGGCTCATCATCCTCTTGTGAAAAAGCCCATGAAGTCTCATCATATAATTTCCTTGGCTCTTCACTTGGTGTTCTAACATTGGTTCTACCAAGAAATCATACAAAACCATCCTTGCCAAGTCATTGGGTCGCTTCCATTTTCCTGATTTGAGTACCTTTTGGAAGAATCCCTGTTTCATCAACGCCTCAAGGATTACTAATGAAATTTGATTGTTGATAGAAAAAATATACCTGTTCACAAGAAATCTGATGACTTCCTTGTTCCATCTCTTTTCGCCGAAGAGTGGATCATCTGGAGGATAACCTAAGGGTTTTGGACCACCCAAAGAGCACAAGGCTACTTGTAGTATGAAACAACCTTGCTCTGTCATTACTTGCAGGAATTCTTCATTACTGCATTtgatgatatcttcttcaatatAGACAGCTCTGGCTTTTATCTCCACTCTTCCCACTGCATTCTTGTATAATTGGCTGGGGTCCGATTGGTTACCGCCGGTGCTTGCTAGGACATGTTGCCAGAGCCGATCTAACATAGGCACCCCCAACCCATCCTCACCAATGTATGACTTAAGCACCCTCTCCCATTTGGGGTAAAATTCATCATATTGCCAATCATGAGGGTAGAAGCATCTGCGAAACAAATCTAAATCAGCAAATTCCTTATAGGAGTAACCATCAAAGCTTTGTTTTAGGAACTTTCGTTCATCTTTTGACTGCAATGAAGTATGGTGAGGATAGCACATCCCCAACATTTTGGTGAAgcaagcagagagagagagagagagtactaaCTCAGGTTTTTTTGGTATTTGCTCTCAGGTGGTAGCAGGGCtaaaaattaaatagaaaacATTGCTGTAAAAAAGGGCTTTTAGGGTTGGCGTGGTCTTTCGGAGAGGATAGGAAAGCTCTAGAAAAGGGTTTGATACGACAAATTGGTACAGGTGATAAGGTTAATATATGGTCTGACAATTGGTTGTGTTTTACACATGGTTTCAGATATAATTGAAACCAAGGATATCTCTTGGATTACAGATCAATTGCATCAACTATTCCAACCAGCAGTCAGAGGAAATCTTGAAGATAGAACTGAGTATCTTCCATATTCGTACTCAATTGTTAAACTGATCAGCTCTATCAGGCCCAGTCCTTAAAGCGAGGTCCATAGCTGTTCTGGTTTCGATTAATCCTTAGAAAACATATTTGCATTCCACACACTAGATTGATCAGAGGAATTGTCCCTAATTAGGGCTCCATGAAAGTTTATTAGTAAGGACATTGAAGTTCACAGAAGATTCAATAAACCCACAAATATTTCCCACAATCCCATCTTCCCTTATTTATGTGTCTTGTTTGAGTTcaatctccctttttttttcttaatcttcAATTTTTGCCCCttttaaactcaaattggtCTTAATAAAGAGAAATCCTTTATGTCCAACAGTTAAATCTCGTACGTTCATTTTTGCTGATTTGTCCTCTTGTGTACATTTTGGAAGTGTCTCTCTCTGTTTCATCAACACGATCCGGACACGACTACAAGTGGGATATGATTAAATTATTGATGCCCATTGCTCTTCTCTCGTCTTTCTTCTTTAAATAGgacaaaaaattaaatgataGAAGCAGAGTTGATAGGTTGTGTGGCTGAGGAAGAATCCATGTGTCCTTAATCTGGAGGAGACAGGTAAGCCATTAATGGACTGAACAATGATGATCCTCTCAAGACGTAGGATGGATGATGTCATGTACATGTGTTATCACTCATCATTCTTTGACTAACCTACCAAGGGTCGAACAGGCTTCATTCTCTTTCCCAAACATTGTTAGCAGAAACaggaatggtaaaaaaaaaaattataaattgacggtacgggttttaaatcggtaaaaataataaatattatgataaaaaaaaaaagaaacaaatagaCATAAATAAACAGTATACgaattatagttttaaaaaaattgaaataaaaaatgatagtaTATTCATGTAAATTGAGAAAATTAAAACTCTTAACCAATGATTAAAAGGAAGAAAGTTGACCTACATAACTGACAAGAAGTGAGGTGAAATTAGTCTAAGTGCCGAGTATAGCAACAACAAGGTCAAAGGACCAAAGCTAAATTCTAAGAAACGCCAATGTGCCAGAGTTAAAACTATCTTTTGTCTGAGCTTAGTTAATTTTGAGTATTCTTTCCACCATTTACATTCTCACAAACTAACTAATAACAAATCATGTCTAGCTGCTATCGATAAACTACAGTTTCCAAAttccatttcaaaaaaaaaaaaaaaaaagaccgaGAGAATAATTggaaattttgagttttctactTCAAAactagtagagagagagagagagagaacagtaGGGCATCCCGGAAAGGCAGATAGCCACCCCACAAGGCCCACAGCAGGTCACAGCCAATTCATCAAGATTTTTCTACCAGACAAAATATATCAACATAGGGGTGGTGCAGGGAGTGAATCACCGTAAAATGAAGGCAGCAGGTTGTCACAGCctgcccactgaaggcccacaagccaagcccaatggcttagtaagaggcccagtttctagagatttctaccaaagtgtggaactctagatattttataaggaaatattatgggaggtttctagagttctccactaaggaggtgggaagcttctagtttcctccccaaccgttggatgtaagacacatgtacatatcttagccattcattgtaactaggagttcctataaatagaggtgccctcatttagccaaggcaccaagcaagtgagttctcaagccttgtacttaagagttctttagtgcaatacaagttcatttttcccaaactcactcttgtgttcacttcttctgttcccaaatcccttaaggagggtggttaggctgacttagtgccagtgggagtgctaagtgccagcgcggttgcttagaaaggtctaaggccgtgacagttgtggtatcagagcttcggttgcgagggagccaagcttgtgggataacCATTATGTCTAACCTTTCAAAGGTACACGACATTGCAACATGTGAGCAGAACCGTGGAAGGGAGGGAAACCCCAACActgggaagcaaaagaggagcAAAGACAAGTCCGTAGATGTTGGTTGTGCTATGGAGTCGCGCTTAGCTCGGGTGGAGCTAGCAATGGGCGAGGTGAAGGGACGCCTTGATGTTGTAGAGctaagtggggaggagctcgaaGGAGAGCTCAAGGAGTCCCTATTGAGTACTCTCAACATCATGGCATATGACCAAAAGGAGGAGTTTGCATCCTTTAAGGCTCATGTGTGGGAGGACATTTCCACCTTCAAGGATCAAATGCGGGAGGCGTTGGCCAAGATAGAAGCTTGTGTTGCTGAGNTCAAGGAGTCCCTATTGAGTACTCTCAACACCATGGCATATGACCAAAAGGAGGAGTTTGCATCATTTAAGGCTCATGTGTGGGAGGACATTTCCACCTTCAAGGATCAAATGCGGGAGGCGTTGGCCAAGATAGAAGCTTGTGTTGCCGAGGTACGTGAGGATTGGGCTTTGTGTAAAAGGGCGGTGGCCGGGGGAGCTACTACCTCACGAGAAGTGCTTAGAATGGAGGTGCCAAAGCCCAAGCCATTCCCTGGGAAGAGAGATGCACGGGAAATCGATAACTTTTTATGGCACATGGAGAGGTATTTCGAGGCAATGGCACTTAATGATGAGGCATCAAAGGTACAGACCGCTACTCTTTACCTCACTGATGATGCAACTCTATGGTGGCGTAGAAAGCATGCCGATATAGAGAGAAGTACGTGCACCATAGACACTTGGGATGATTTCAAAACTGAGTTAAAGAAACACTTCTATCCCGAGAATGCCACCTTCTTGGCTAGGAAGAGCCTTAAAAGGCTTAAACACACAGGTTCTATTAGGGACTatgtgaaggaattctctaccctAATGCTCGAAGTCCCGAGTATGACCGAGGAGGAACTCCTATTCAACTTCATGGATGGCCTCCAAGGTTGGGCTACGCAAGAACTACAACACCGAGGTGTGCAGGACCTTGCCTCAGCCATCACAGCGGCAGAGTCATTGGTAGAGTTTAGGAGAGATGACAATTCTAAGGCCAAGAAGGGTACTAATGGGAAAggtgggggagagaaggggCCTAAGACATACCCTCCCAAGGAAGTTAGCAATAAACCATCTTCAAACAAGGAGGGTAGGCCCAAGCAAGACAAAAGGGATAAGTTCACGCCCAAGgataagtgtttcttgtgtgatGGTTCCCATTGGGCCAGGGATTGCCCAAAGAGAAAGGCTCTTAATGCCCTActcgaggagaaagaagacGATGAGGTGCATATGGGGTCCCTACAACAACTAAGTTCCATCAAGGCTAAGACAGAGATCAATGCCACAACCTCACAAAAAGGGCTAATGTACGTGGAGGTGCATGTCAAAGGTAAGCCCACTCGTGCCATGATAGACACAGGTGCTACGCACAACTTCGTCTCAATAGAAGAGGCGAAGAGACTTGGACTTAAAGGGATCAAGGAGGGAGGATGGCTTAAATCCGTCAACTCCCAAGCCCGTCCCATACATggtgttgctcgaggggtcgagttAAACATTGGGACATGGAAGGGCACGGTTGACTTGTCGATAGTGCCCATGGATGATTTTCAAGTAGTGCTTGGCATGGATTTCTTACGAAGGGTTAAGGCCATACCCATGCCATTTATCAGCACGGTTTGCATTATGGAGGAAGGAGCTCCATGCATGGTCCCAACTATACATGGGACCAAGGATGGCCCAAAACTTCTTTCGGCTATACAGCTCGAGAAAGGAGTTAAGAAGGGGGAGACAACATACTTGGCAGCACTCTTAGAGTCTAAGGAAGACGgtccaactaaggtgctacccaaGCCAATCGAGAAGGTCCTCGAAGAGTTCAAGGATGTAATGCCAAACGAGTTGCCCAAGAGActtccacctaggagggaggtggatcatgccattgagttggagcCAGGCGCCAAGCCACTAGCAATGGTACCATATAGAATTTCACCGCCAGaattggaggagctaaggaagcaactcaaggaattgttggatgcgggattcattcgcccttctaaagctccctaTGGTGCCCCGGTTCTTTTCCAGCGGAAGCATGATGGATCGCTTCGGCTATGCATCGACTACAGGGcattgaacaaggtaacaatcaagaataagtatcccattcctttgatagcagatctatttgatagacttggtggggcaaggtacttcaccaagttagacttacGATCGGGGTACTACCAAGTCCGCATTGCGGAAGGTGATGAGCCAAAGACAACATGCGTGACGTGATATGGCtcatacgagttcttggtgatgccgTTTGGACTCACGAATGCCCCGGCTACATTTTGCACCCTATGAACAAGATTTTCCACCCCTACCTCGATAAGTTCATGGTGGTGTACTTAGACGACATCGTCGTCTATAGCAACACATTGGAGGAGCACGTTCAACACTTGAAGATCATATTCAAGGAATTAAGGGACAATCAACTCtatgtcaagaaggagaaatgtgcatttgcacaagaggaagtgatgttccttggtcacaagattagaggtggaaccctacaaatggacgagagcaaggtgcaggctatccaagaatgggaggcaccaactaaagtgactgagctaaggtctttccttggcttagttaactattatcggcggttcattcaaggttactcaagaagggcagctccacttacagacttactaaagaagaaccgaccatggttatggtcagacgcatgcaaagaggcctttgaggacttaaagaaggctgtcatgggggaaccagtgcttaccctacccgactatggcaaaccattttaggtgcacacagatgcatctgactttgctatcggtggggtgttgatgcaagaaaggcaccctattgcctatgagagccgtaagttgaatgagacagagcggcgctacacagtccatgagaaggagatgaccacggtggtgcattgcctaaggacgtggcgacactacctacttgggtAACAGTTTGTGGTGAAGACGGAAAACGTTGCCACTAgctactttcaaacccaaaagaagttgaGTCCTAAGCAAGCCagatggcaagacttcttggcAGAGTTTGACTTCGTCTTCGAATACAAGCTGGGtaaggccaacgaggtggctgatgcgcttagtagaaaggcggagttagcttctcttagccaaccggagggggaacttctagagttgatcaaagagggcctccaacatgatcctGTGGCTAAGAGCTTACTTTCCCttacacgggagggcaagacacaaagattttgggagcaaaatggcttgctctatgctaagaagaggagactctacgTACCTAAGTGGAGTAACCTACGGAGGAACCTCATTCGTGAATGCCACGACACTAAATGGGCTGGCCACCCAGGACAAAGGCGCACGCGGGCATTACTGGAAGCGGCCTACTATTGGCCTTAGATGCGGGATGACATAGAGGCCTATGTGAGAACTTGTCTTGTATGCCAACAAGATAAGGTAGAGCAACAACCACCCAGGGGACTACTGGAGCCACTTCCCATACCAGAAAGACCATGGGAGAGTGTCTCTATGGACTTCATCAGTGCCCTACCCAAGTCAGAAGGATATGGATCaataatggtggtggttgaTAGATTTTCCAAATATGGCACATTCGTGGCG
This portion of the Macadamia integrifolia cultivar HAES 741 unplaced genomic scaffold, SCU_Mint_v3 scaffold_170A, whole genome shotgun sequence genome encodes:
- the LOC122071004 gene encoding uncharacterized protein LOC122071004 is translated as MLGMCYPHHTSLQSKDERKFLKQSFDGYSYKEFADLDLFRRCFYPHDWQYDEFYPKWERVLKSYIGEDGLGVPMLDRLWQHVLASTGGNQSDPSQLYKNAVGRVEIKARAVYIEEDIIKCSNEEFLQVMTEQGCFILQVALCSLGGPKPLGYPPDDPLFGEKRWNKEVIRFLVNRYIFSINNQISLVILEALMKQGFFQKVLKSGKWKRPNDLARMVLYDFLVEPMLEHQVKSQGNYMMRLHGLFHKRMMSRRWHQEQPITLRQALWLLLTGPGSSHGRGANHIEEGDYLYTNFPTVRGAMELQAAGISFKSEEGMGTRQIKFKKTMLGGYLYLPCICMEPHTMTLFQKVINDEVEFELDINRRSVSAYVSLMKELIRSRDEVKVLVTQGIIEVDPEYEQQLPDALLKLQTSEVGNSHHLVAVRRQICRNKNKA